One window of the Sparus aurata chromosome 7, fSpaAur1.1, whole genome shotgun sequence genome contains the following:
- the tcf15 gene encoding transcription factor 15 — MMTFAMLRPVATHLIYSDFTVTSEDDENRSESDGSSEQSYCGSTEKRRRISRNLEGETVVVMKQRSAANARERGRTQSVNTAFTALRTLIPTEPVDRKLSKIETLRLASSYISHLANVLLLGDGGADEQPCLGAVHAQGESGAQQPRTICTFCLSNQRKGIKDGKDCLKMRGLGPLRMRR, encoded by the exons ATGATGACTTTCGCCATGCTGCGGCCTGTGGCGACACATTTGATCTATTCGGACTTCACTGTCACGTCCGAGGATGATGAGAACCGCAGCGAGAGCGACGGCAGCTCGGAGCAGAGCTACTGCGGCTCCACCGAGAAACGAAGACGGATTTCGCGCAATCTGGAAGGAGAAACTGTGGTGGTCATGAAGCAGAGGAGCGCAGCAAACGCCCGGGAGAGAGGCAGGACCCAGAGCGTCAACACGGCTTTCACAGCCCTCCGGACTCTCATACCCACCGAGCCGGTGGACAGAAAGCTCTCCAAAATCGAAACTCTTCGACTGGCATCCAGCTACATCTCCCATCTGGCCAACGTGCTTCTCCTCGGGGACGGCGGCGCGGACGAGCAGCCCTGCCTCGGCGCGGTTCATGCGCAGGGAGAGAGCGGGGCGCAGCAGCCGAGGACCATCTGCACCTTCTGTTTGAGCAATCAGAGGAAAGGG ATAAAGGATGGGAAAGACTGTTTAAAGATGCGAGGGCTGGGTCCACTGCGAATGAGACGTTGA